One Helianthus annuus cultivar XRQ/B chromosome 12, HanXRQr2.0-SUNRISE, whole genome shotgun sequence genomic region harbors:
- the LOC110896528 gene encoding basic leucine zipper 43 gives MEENYNLIPKYEDFSSKFPPNFSSYESNISSIIELNSNIMYGHHQPRIPAVVNFSPSFSCNNSSSSNETDEGHVIINERKHRRMISNRESARRSRVRKQRQLDELCAQVSWLRSENHGLMVKLNRFLEAHEKVVQENDKLKKESLELKKLVSEAQLDNTYTNLGDLGFLRDLHDDVDHDHDQDQDDGLLTTCTTAHLRVQSSCRSNVASTTFDSSTLF, from the coding sequence ATGGAAGAAAATTACAACTTAATTCCTAAATATGAAGATTTTTCCTCTAAGTTCCCTCCAAACTTCAGTTCTTATGAATCCAACATCTCTTCGATTATCGAACTTAATTCAAACATTATGTATGGTCATCACCAACCTCGAATACCGGCCGTAGTTAATTTCTCTCCATCTTTCAGTTGTAACAACTCGAGTAGTTCAAACGAAACCGATGAGGGCCATGTTATCATTAATGAGAGAAAGCATAGGAGGATGATATCGAACCGGGAGTCTGCTAGGCGGTCAAGGGTGAGGAAACAAAGGCAACTTGACGAGCTATGCGCCCAAGTCTCGTGGCTCAGAAGCGAGAACCACGGGCTCATGGTTAAGCTAAACCGGTTCTTAGAGGCCCATGAAAAAGTTGTTCAAGAAAATGATAAGTTGAAGAAAGAAAGTTTGGAGCTAAAGAAGTTGGTTAGTGAAGCTCAACTTGATAACACATATACTAATTTAGGAGATTTAGGGTTTTTGAGAGATCTTCATGATGATGTTGATCATGATCATGATCAAGATCAAGATGATGGTTTGCTTACTACTTGCACCACTGCTCATCTCAGGGTTCAGTCATCCTGTAGATCTAACGTTGCGTCTACTACTTTTGATTCCTCCACTTTGTTTTAA